The following proteins come from a genomic window of Aquimarina sp. MAR_2010_214:
- a CDS encoding TonB-dependent receptor, with protein sequence MQLRIIILLAFLTHLTYNSLYSQELNSTNTLKGVVYDDNGVLPFANISIEGTSLGSSSDENGVFIIENIPAGDYKVVASYTGYTPIKKKISITTGENKINLVMSQGSSLDEVVITGTLKAVSRSESPVPVEIYSPTFFKKNPTPNLFESLQNVNGVRPQLNCSICNTGDIHINGLEGPYTLVMIDGMPIVSGLSTVYGLSGIPNSLIDRIEVVKGPASSLYGSEAVGGLINVITKNPNDAPEVSTNIFATSWGETNIDFGFKTKLGNATALFGANYFYYDQVIDNNDDGFTDLTLQDRISIFNKWNFKRKSGKNFTLAGRFYYEDRWGGENEWNSDFRGGDQIYGESIYTARYEILGSYELPVEEPLTLSFSYTDHDQDSYYGIVSYQAKQRIGFGQLTWDKKIKSHDLLFGAAYRYQYYDDNTPATTSNGQNNPEETNTPGIFLQDEITLAPKHKLLLGTRLDYHNRHGTIFTPRLAYKWSINDKNIFRFNAGTGFRVVNLFTEDHAALTGSREVIIEEDLDPEESYNVNLNYIKKIFFDNGTFIGLDASAWYTYFTNAIIPDYETNSSEIRYGNLDGHAVSTGVSLNTNINFSNGLKFTLGMSGLNVSNTENGVTTRQILTESFTGTWGATYKIQSLNLTLDYTGNIYGPMRLATQGPDDPRKEKSPWWSIQNIQFSHKTKNNIEIYGGVKNLLDWTPSRGNPFLIAGADDPFGPDFDTTYIYASNQGIRGFLGVRYSL encoded by the coding sequence ATGCAATTACGTATTATAATCTTACTTGCTTTTTTAACTCATCTAACTTACAACTCATTATATTCTCAAGAACTCAATTCTACTAACACATTAAAAGGTGTAGTATATGATGACAATGGAGTACTTCCTTTTGCTAATATTTCTATAGAAGGAACATCTTTAGGAAGTTCAAGTGATGAAAATGGAGTGTTTATTATAGAAAACATACCTGCTGGAGATTATAAAGTAGTTGCTTCATATACTGGTTATACACCTATTAAAAAAAAGATTTCTATTACAACAGGAGAAAACAAAATAAACCTTGTTATGTCACAAGGGTCGTCTCTAGATGAAGTGGTGATCACAGGAACATTGAAAGCAGTAAGCCGATCAGAAAGTCCCGTTCCTGTAGAAATCTACTCTCCTACATTTTTCAAAAAAAATCCAACACCTAATTTGTTTGAATCTTTACAAAACGTAAATGGTGTAAGACCCCAACTTAACTGTAGTATTTGTAACACTGGTGATATACACATTAATGGATTAGAAGGTCCCTATACACTAGTAATGATTGACGGAATGCCTATTGTAAGCGGATTATCAACCGTTTACGGATTATCAGGAATACCTAATTCATTAATCGATAGAATTGAAGTAGTAAAAGGACCTGCTTCTTCTTTATATGGAAGTGAAGCTGTTGGAGGTCTTATCAATGTTATTACTAAAAATCCTAACGATGCTCCTGAAGTAAGCACTAATATTTTTGCAACTAGCTGGGGTGAAACCAATATAGATTTTGGTTTTAAAACCAAATTAGGTAATGCAACAGCATTATTTGGTGCCAATTATTTTTATTATGATCAAGTCATAGATAACAACGACGATGGGTTTACCGATCTCACATTACAGGATCGTATTTCTATTTTTAATAAATGGAATTTTAAGCGGAAAAGCGGAAAAAACTTTACACTTGCGGGTAGGTTTTATTACGAGGATAGATGGGGAGGAGAAAATGAGTGGAATTCTGATTTTAGAGGAGGTGATCAAATATATGGTGAAAGCATATATACTGCACGATATGAAATACTGGGCAGCTATGAATTACCAGTAGAAGAACCTTTAACACTCTCTTTTTCTTATACAGATCACGATCAAGACTCGTATTATGGGATCGTATCCTACCAGGCAAAACAACGTATTGGTTTTGGGCAATTAACCTGGGATAAAAAAATAAAATCGCACGATCTACTATTTGGAGCTGCTTACAGGTATCAATATTATGACGATAACACACCAGCAACAACTTCAAACGGTCAAAACAACCCCGAAGAAACAAATACTCCCGGTATATTTTTACAAGACGAAATCACACTGGCTCCCAAACATAAACTATTATTAGGAACAAGACTAGATTACCATAATCGACACGGAACCATTTTTACACCAAGACTTGCTTATAAATGGAGTATTAATGATAAAAATATTTTTAGATTCAATGCTGGTACAGGATTTAGAGTAGTTAATCTTTTTACAGAAGATCATGCAGCTCTCACAGGTTCTCGAGAGGTCATTATCGAAGAAGATCTTGATCCCGAAGAATCTTATAATGTAAACCTTAATTATATCAAAAAAATATTTTTTGACAACGGGACCTTTATAGGTCTGGATGCTTCAGCCTGGTATACCTATTTTACAAATGCTATCATTCCCGATTATGAAACAAATTCTTCAGAAATACGATATGGCAATTTAGATGGTCATGCAGTATCTACCGGAGTAAGCCTTAATACCAATATTAACTTTTCTAATGGATTAAAATTTACATTAGGAATGAGTGGACTTAATGTTTCGAATACAGAGAACGGAGTAACTACACGCCAGATACTCACAGAAAGTTTCACAGGAACCTGGGGAGCTACTTATAAAATACAATCTCTTAACCTAACATTAGACTATACAGGGAACATATATGGCCCTATGCGACTGGCAACTCAGGGACCAGACGATCCCAGAAAAGAAAAATCACCATGGTGGAGTATTCAAAACATACAATTCTCACATAAAACCAAAAATAACATAGAAATTTACGGAGGCGTTAAAAATTTATTAGACTGGACACCTAGTCGAGGTAACCCTTTTTTAATAGCCGGAGCCGACGACCCTTTTGGACCAGATTTTGATACCACCTATATATATGCTTCTAATCAAGGAATACGAGGTTTTTTAGGGGTTCGTTATTCCTTGTAA
- a CDS encoding thioredoxin family protein, whose protein sequence is MKAFNIISFFILSLLYQNVTAQLQIDSFESIENKMTIAPKPLVVFIHTDWCMYCKNMENTTFKNNDIIQQLNENFYFASLNGESRETIHFLNNSFRFQPNGNKTGVHQLARELATVNNQIGYPTLAILNHKYEIIFQQQSFLSAKELIKILNKLSKNDS, encoded by the coding sequence ATGAAAGCTTTTAATATCATATCATTCTTTATATTATCTCTTCTATATCAAAACGTAACAGCACAGTTACAAATTGATTCTTTTGAGTCTATAGAAAACAAAATGACTATTGCCCCAAAACCTTTGGTCGTATTTATTCATACCGATTGGTGCATGTATTGTAAAAATATGGAAAATACAACTTTTAAGAATAATGATATTATACAACAATTAAACGAAAATTTCTATTTTGCTTCACTAAATGGAGAAAGTCGTGAAACCATACATTTCTTAAACAATTCTTTTCGTTTTCAACCTAATGGAAATAAAACCGGAGTGCATCAATTAGCCAGAGAACTTGCTACAGTTAATAACCAAATTGGCTATCCAACATTGGCAATTCTAAATCACAAATACGAAATCATATTTCAACAGCAATCTTTTTTAAGTGCTAAAGAACTTATCAAAATATTAAATAAACTTTCTAAAAATGATTCATAA
- a CDS encoding metal ABC transporter solute-binding protein, Zn/Mn family → MIHKKLMLLLLVVTFFSCKKEVKDKNQKLQVVTTTSMITDMVKNIGGDLIEVEGLMGSGVDPHLYKASEGDVSKLVNADVIFYNGLHLEGKLVEVFEKMKHQDINTIAIGESLDKNTLIGSDYFASNYDPHIWFSVENWKIITTFVTRKLTEIDPKNAEAFKANGKTYLTKLNELENKLKNTIATLPKEKRILVTAHDAFSYFGKAYDFDVVGLQGLSTATEAGVQDVQKLANFIIEKKVKAIFVESSVPKRTIEALQAAVKSKNHEVAIGGTLFSDALGNAETKEGTYIGMFEYNVNTIINALK, encoded by the coding sequence ATGATTCATAAAAAATTAATGCTATTACTTCTTGTTGTCACGTTTTTCTCCTGTAAAAAAGAAGTAAAAGATAAAAATCAAAAACTACAAGTGGTCACTACCACCTCTATGATCACTGATATGGTTAAAAATATAGGTGGAGATCTAATTGAAGTCGAGGGATTAATGGGAAGTGGTGTTGATCCCCATTTATACAAAGCCAGCGAAGGGGATGTATCCAAATTAGTGAATGCCGATGTAATTTTTTATAACGGTTTACACCTGGAAGGAAAACTGGTAGAAGTATTTGAAAAAATGAAGCATCAGGATATTAATACCATAGCTATAGGAGAAAGTTTAGACAAAAATACATTAATTGGTTCTGATTATTTTGCTTCTAATTACGATCCCCATATATGGTTTAGTGTAGAAAACTGGAAAATCATAACGACGTTCGTTACCCGCAAACTCACAGAGATAGATCCAAAAAATGCTGAAGCTTTCAAAGCTAACGGAAAAACATACTTAACTAAGCTTAATGAATTAGAAAACAAATTAAAAAACACCATAGCCACCTTACCAAAAGAAAAGCGAATTCTCGTTACAGCGCACGATGCTTTTAGTTATTTTGGGAAAGCATATGATTTTGATGTAGTTGGTTTACAGGGGTTGTCTACCGCTACGGAAGCTGGAGTACAGGATGTTCAAAAATTAGCTAACTTTATTATTGAGAAGAAAGTAAAAGCTATTTTTGTAGAAAGCTCTGTACCTAAACGAACTATTGAAGCCTTACAAGCTGCAGTAAAATCAAAGAATCATGAAGTAGCCATTGGTGGAACATTGTTTTCTGATGCGCTAGGTAATGCAGAAACAAAAGAAGGTACCTATATTGGGATGTTTGAATACAATGTCAATACTATTATAAACGCATTGAAATAA
- a CDS encoding DKNYY domain-containing protein, which translates to MADPTGIIVKAKIKETALKKFLNTKQKSFDDFDWNTTIKKDYNTEEYRTNKNKKTIAFFAELLYSCNNNSGDIFLFHYNNEKQEFFFSFILNHEYYRYEKSLLTVCRELANYIEPLYDAYAFIVAPGPPDIYNAFSLKQENIKFKASDIIDKNIAQTYLDRFWSFNVKDNFSCEPEAALRKRNYYYKPLKNAYKKLKKEIEEIEKPSKIKKATKDHPYHLFGSFYTYDGFVYENETKIENADPLTFREIGPFFVDKNHVFKYSAINMVEPFDIRNWSKMKFEYRIIEGIDGATFTHLKKQHPREAMYWKDKNYIFSKNYTELKKIEPADVKTFEYLDFAYGKDKNLVYCADQIIDIDPKQYKLNKNGFISDNKNIYHYGNKIDLDANTFEVILYESETNPFFGPFVLADKHGKYSYEYKHDQSTQALAINN; encoded by the coding sequence ATGGCCGATCCAACAGGAATAATTGTTAAAGCAAAAATTAAAGAAACTGCATTAAAAAAGTTTTTAAACACAAAACAAAAATCATTTGACGATTTTGATTGGAATACTACTATAAAAAAAGACTACAATACAGAAGAATATAGGACTAATAAAAACAAAAAAACAATTGCTTTTTTTGCCGAGCTTTTATATTCCTGTAATAATAATTCAGGTGACATTTTTCTATTTCATTACAATAATGAAAAACAAGAATTTTTCTTTTCTTTTATTCTAAATCATGAGTATTATAGATACGAAAAATCCTTATTAACTGTATGTAGAGAGTTGGCAAACTATATAGAACCCTTATATGACGCCTATGCATTTATAGTAGCTCCGGGGCCTCCTGACATCTATAACGCTTTTTCTTTAAAACAAGAGAATATTAAGTTTAAAGCATCTGATATAATTGATAAAAACATAGCCCAAACATATCTTGATCGGTTTTGGAGTTTTAATGTGAAAGATAATTTTTCTTGTGAACCAGAAGCAGCACTAAGAAAAAGAAATTATTACTATAAGCCCCTAAAAAATGCCTATAAAAAATTAAAGAAAGAAATAGAAGAAATAGAAAAACCATCAAAAATTAAAAAAGCAACCAAAGATCATCCTTATCATCTTTTCGGTTCATTTTATACCTATGATGGTTTTGTTTATGAAAATGAAACAAAAATAGAAAATGCCGACCCTCTTACTTTTAGAGAAATTGGACCTTTTTTTGTTGATAAAAATCATGTTTTTAAATACTCCGCAATTAATATGGTCGAGCCTTTTGATATAAGAAATTGGAGTAAAATGAAATTTGAGTACAGGATTATAGAAGGAATTGACGGAGCTACTTTTACACATCTTAAGAAACAACATCCCAGAGAAGCAATGTATTGGAAAGATAAAAATTATATTTTTTCTAAAAATTATACAGAGTTAAAGAAAATAGAACCTGCAGATGTAAAAACTTTTGAATACTTAGATTTTGCTTATGGAAAAGATAAAAATCTTGTCTATTGCGCCGATCAAATTATTGACATAGATCCAAAACAATATAAATTAAACAAAAATGGATTTATATCCGACAATAAAAATATCTATCACTATGGAAACAAAATCGATCTAGATGCAAATACATTTGAGGTAATATTATATGAATCTGAAACAAATCCTTTTTTTGGACCATTTGTATTAGCTGATAAGCATGGAAAGTACAGTTATGAATATAAACATGATCAAAGCACTCAAGCTCTAGCAATAAACAATTAA
- a CDS encoding metal ABC transporter ATP-binding protein — MKEQKIAVQIDDLTVAYNYKPVLWDIDLAIPEGVLMAIVGPNGAGKSTLIKSILDIIKPIAGSVQIYGKPYKKQRSLVAYVPQKGSVDWDFPTTALDVVMMGTYGSLGWIKRPGQKEKKAALEALEKVGMLSFKSRQISQLSGGQQQRIFLARALVQNASIYFMDEPFQGVDATTEKAIINILKELRKTGKTVIVVHHDLQTVPEYFDWVTFLNVKKIATGPVKDIFNDDNLTKTYGINYKVSVQQ; from the coding sequence ATGAAAGAACAAAAAATCGCAGTTCAGATAGATGATTTAACTGTAGCTTACAATTACAAACCTGTACTATGGGATATTGATCTTGCTATACCCGAAGGTGTACTTATGGCTATTGTGGGACCAAACGGAGCAGGAAAATCTACGCTAATAAAATCAATTTTAGATATCATTAAACCCATTGCAGGAAGTGTTCAAATCTATGGGAAACCTTATAAGAAACAACGCTCACTGGTAGCTTATGTTCCTCAAAAAGGGAGCGTAGACTGGGATTTCCCGACTACTGCACTAGATGTAGTAATGATGGGGACTTATGGGAGTTTGGGATGGATCAAAAGACCTGGACAAAAAGAGAAAAAAGCTGCTCTCGAAGCATTAGAAAAAGTAGGTATGCTTTCTTTTAAAAGCAGACAGATAAGTCAGCTTTCGGGAGGACAGCAACAACGTATTTTTTTGGCAAGAGCTTTAGTCCAAAATGCATCTATCTATTTTATGGATGAGCCTTTTCAAGGTGTTGATGCCACTACAGAAAAGGCAATTATTAATATCTTAAAAGAACTTAGGAAAACTGGTAAAACAGTAATTGTAGTACATCATGATTTACAAACTGTACCAGAATACTTTGATTGGGTTACTTTCCTTAATGTAAAAAAGATCGCTACCGGACCGGTAAAAGACATTTTTAATGATGACAATTTAACCAAAACCTACGGAATTAATTACAAGGTTAGTGTACAACAATAG
- a CDS encoding four helix bundle protein — MQEVKFNFEDLIVYQKSLDFVDLVYNTCDKFPKKETYILASQYIRAANPIALNISEGAGASDAQFNRYLQLVLDSTRECVVCSTIATRRKYISNDQNKNARIKLAELSKMIISLQKHLKNKKKTNH, encoded by the coding sequence ATGCAAGAAGTAAAATTTAATTTTGAAGATTTAATTGTATATCAAAAATCTCTTGATTTTGTTGATTTAGTATACAACACTTGCGACAAATTCCCAAAAAAGGAAACATATATTCTTGCATCTCAATATATTCGAGCAGCAAATCCTATTGCACTAAATATTTCTGAAGGAGCTGGAGCTTCTGACGCTCAATTTAACCGATATCTTCAATTGGTATTAGATTCTACTCGAGAATGTGTAGTGTGTTCAACAATAGCTACAAGAAGAAAATACATTTCGAATGATCAGAATAAAAATGCCAGAATTAAATTAGCTGAGCTTTCAAAAATGATAATCAGTTTACAAAAACATTTAAAAAACAAGAAAAAAACTAACCACTAA
- a CDS encoding metal ABC transporter permease, with amino-acid sequence MDIKEYIELVFTDYTLRTITLGTAVLGAICGMLGSFAVLRKQSLLGDAISHAALPGIAIAFLMIGTKNSSVFLLGALISGLIGTFWIRGITSKTHLKSDTALGLILSLFFGFGMLLLTYIQKMPNANQAGLESYLFGQAATLLESDVWLMIIVTGISLVVLLLFWKELKILLFDADYTKTLGFNTRFLDILITTFIVIAIVLGLQTVGVVLMSAMLLAPAAAARQWTNNLSVMVILAAIFGAFSGVFGTAISASHNNLSTGPVIVLVASVFVLFSFIFSPSRGLLFREIRFRKNRNDLQLHKTLSFMYNIASTHENIAHPHAIKILNNFQGFTRKSLQKLEDKDYVKINGNMWSLTESGYKTASNLYDQLIKEEENE; translated from the coding sequence ATGGATATAAAAGAATACATAGAACTTGTCTTTACAGATTATACCTTACGTACTATTACATTAGGAACTGCAGTACTCGGTGCTATATGTGGTATGTTAGGTAGTTTTGCTGTATTACGTAAACAAAGCCTATTAGGTGATGCAATTTCTCATGCCGCATTACCCGGTATTGCTATCGCTTTTCTAATGATTGGCACAAAAAACAGTTCTGTATTTCTATTAGGAGCATTAATTAGTGGTTTAATTGGTACTTTTTGGATTCGTGGTATTACTAGTAAAACACATCTTAAATCTGATACAGCTTTAGGTCTCATATTATCGTTATTCTTTGGATTTGGAATGCTACTATTAACCTATATCCAGAAAATGCCAAACGCTAATCAGGCCGGTTTAGAAAGTTATCTTTTTGGGCAGGCAGCCACACTTCTAGAGAGTGATGTATGGCTTATGATCATCGTTACCGGAATCAGCTTGGTCGTTTTATTATTATTCTGGAAAGAACTCAAAATATTATTATTCGATGCTGATTACACTAAAACATTGGGATTTAACACTAGATTCTTAGACATTCTTATCACTACATTTATTGTAATTGCTATCGTATTAGGATTACAAACTGTTGGGGTCGTATTAATGAGTGCCATGTTATTGGCTCCAGCGGCAGCGGCCAGACAATGGACAAACAATCTATCCGTAATGGTTATTTTGGCAGCAATCTTTGGTGCATTCTCTGGAGTCTTCGGGACCGCTATCAGTGCTAGCCATAACAACCTATCTACAGGACCTGTAATTGTATTGGTTGCTAGTGTTTTTGTGTTATTTTCTTTTATATTTTCCCCCAGTCGAGGGCTACTATTTAGAGAAATTCGATTTAGAAAAAACAGAAATGACCTTCAGTTACATAAAACATTATCTTTTATGTATAACATCGCCAGTACACACGAAAATATTGCTCACCCACATGCAATTAAAATTTTGAATAACTTTCAAGGGTTTACCAGAAAATCACTTCAAAAACTAGAAGATAAAGATTATGTCAAAATTAACGGTAACATGTGGTCTTTGACTGAATCTGGATATAAAACTGCTTCCAATTTATATGATCAATTAATCAAAGAAGAAGAAAATGAGTAG
- a CDS encoding metal ABC transporter permease yields the protein MSSAQIEIQLIASLVAIACAIPGTFLVLRKMALITDAISHSILPGIVIGFFITEDLSSPLLIILAAASGVITVVLVEFIQKTGLVKEDTAIGLVFPALFSIGIILIAQNANDVHLDVDAVLLGELAFAPFDRLLIGGTDVGPKSLWIIGTILLITLGLLFAFFKELKVSTFDAGLASALGLSPVVMHYGLMTVSSITTVGAFDAVGAILVIALMIAPAATAYLLTNDLKKMLLLSVIFGVSSAIIGYWVAHALDTSISGSMTTVLGLVFLFAYLFAPDKGLFSVLYRQKQQRIEVSLLTFLLHLGNHQEEEERHVKHLNEHINWQKVQSKSVLNLALKNNMITINNDIVSLTKKGKNFTTEAIDYIVTNKNSEIENMKDRFFLFRG from the coding sequence ATGAGTAGTGCACAGATAGAAATACAACTAATCGCCAGCCTGGTAGCTATAGCTTGTGCTATCCCGGGTACTTTTTTAGTATTGCGAAAAATGGCATTGATCACCGATGCAATCAGTCATTCTATCTTACCAGGTATTGTAATTGGTTTTTTTATTACTGAAGATCTATCATCTCCTTTATTGATTATCCTTGCTGCAGCAAGTGGAGTGATCACCGTCGTATTAGTAGAATTCATTCAAAAGACAGGCTTAGTAAAAGAAGATACAGCCATAGGTCTCGTTTTTCCTGCCTTGTTTAGTATTGGGATTATACTTATTGCGCAAAATGCAAATGATGTACACTTAGATGTTGATGCCGTATTATTAGGAGAACTTGCCTTCGCCCCCTTTGACCGATTACTTATAGGAGGTACAGATGTAGGCCCTAAGTCTTTATGGATCATCGGCACTATATTACTAATTACATTAGGGCTGTTATTTGCATTTTTTAAGGAACTAAAAGTAAGCACATTCGATGCAGGTTTAGCCTCTGCTCTTGGATTATCTCCTGTAGTTATGCATTATGGACTAATGACTGTTTCATCAATCACTACGGTAGGTGCTTTTGACGCAGTTGGTGCTATCTTAGTCATTGCATTAATGATTGCACCTGCAGCTACTGCTTATCTATTAACAAATGACTTAAAAAAAATGCTTCTACTATCTGTTATCTTTGGGGTTAGTAGTGCCATTATAGGGTATTGGGTAGCACATGCATTAGACACATCTATTTCTGGATCAATGACCACGGTATTAGGATTAGTTTTCTTATTCGCATATCTATTTGCTCCCGACAAAGGCTTGTTTTCTGTATTATACAGACAAAAACAACAACGTATTGAGGTTTCATTACTTACCTTTCTTCTGCACTTGGGAAACCATCAGGAAGAGGAAGAGCGCCATGTAAAACATTTAAATGAACATATTAATTGGCAGAAGGTACAATCAAAATCTGTTTTGAATCTGGCACTTAAAAACAATATGATCACTATTAATAATGATATTGTTTCTTTAACTAAAAAAGGGAAAAATTTCACAACAGAAGCAATTGATTATATTGTAACTAATAAAAATTCTGAAATCGAAAACATGAAGGATCGGTTTTTTCTATTTAGAGGTTAA
- a CDS encoding tail fiber protein: MKKTIIIIALLGITLSVQAQQKVKLEDNSNAADFYYKNNNVGIGRNNPSAKLDIYQGSNADWAAIIKNGAGQGKGLKIQSASGDNTPSLIVEDNNNNPRFLVQSNGNVGIGITNPGQSFVVSNSGAEGFEVYLRQPSGIVGLQAYNRSTNVYSKMQFDGSQFAFMHGNVGIGTRNPDMKLTVNGKIHAKEVKIDLSIPAPDYVFKKEYNLKSIEEVENYIIQNSHLPEIPSAKEFAQNGVMLAEMNMNLLKKIEELTLYTIAQEKKIKKLEDENKELESLSKRLSEIEKLLKSKG, from the coding sequence ATGAAAAAAACAATAATAATTATAGCTTTACTAGGGATCACTTTGTCTGTACAAGCACAACAAAAAGTAAAATTAGAAGATAATAGTAATGCTGCTGATTTTTATTATAAGAACAATAATGTAGGGATAGGGAGAAATAATCCAAGTGCCAAGTTAGATATTTATCAGGGGTCTAATGCAGATTGGGCTGCGATAATAAAAAATGGAGCCGGTCAAGGAAAAGGATTAAAAATTCAAAGTGCATCAGGAGATAATACACCCTCGTTGATTGTTGAAGATAATAATAATAACCCTAGATTTTTAGTTCAATCTAATGGTAATGTAGGAATAGGGATAACTAATCCAGGTCAGTCTTTTGTTGTATCAAACTCTGGAGCAGAAGGTTTTGAAGTGTATTTACGTCAACCATCAGGTATAGTTGGTCTTCAAGCATATAATAGATCGACTAATGTGTATTCAAAAATGCAATTTGATGGTAGTCAATTTGCATTTATGCATGGTAATGTAGGAATAGGAACAAGAAATCCAGATATGAAACTAACGGTAAATGGAAAAATTCATGCTAAAGAAGTTAAAATTGATCTTAGTATACCTGCACCGGATTATGTATTTAAAAAAGAATATAATCTTAAAAGTATAGAAGAAGTAGAAAATTATATCATACAGAATAGTCATCTTCCTGAGATACCATCAGCAAAAGAATTTGCGCAAAATGGAGTGATGTTAGCTGAGATGAATATGAATCTTCTTAAAAAGATAGAAGAGTTAACCCTTTATACAATTGCTCAAGAAAAAAAGATTAAAAAACTAGAAGATGAGAATAAGGAATTAGAATCTTTATCCAAACGATTATCTGAAATTGAAAAATTACTAAAGTCTAAAGGATAA